Proteins co-encoded in one Cytophaga hutchinsonii ATCC 33406 genomic window:
- the hemL gene encoding glutamate-1-semialdehyde 2,1-aminomutase, with product MKNKTSAGLFSRAKEVIPGGVNSPVRAFRAVGGNPLFIKRAHGAYLVDEDDNQYIELINSWGPMILGHGNELIEKAVRDALSNSLSFGAPSRKEVEMAELIVSMVPSVEMVRMVNSGTEATMSAIRVARGYTGKEKIIKFEGCYHGHGDSFLIAAGSGAVTMGVPDSPGVPQGVANDTLTAPYNDIEAVRILVEKNKNKIAAIIIEPVAGNMGCVLPKAGFLEALREICDQENIVLIFDEVMSGFRLSVSGAQGVYGVQPDMTTMGKIIGGGMPVGAYGGKKEIMQNVSPSGPIYQAGTLSGNPIAMSAGLAILQYLQASPALYTQLNDQTDYLIHGMRKANNLLGLDYTFNHVGSMFTMFFTNIGVYDFETAKKSDLSKFAAYFQAMLSRGIYLAPSQFESLFISSAITKQLADQIIQAHAESMKEIHN from the coding sequence ATGAAAAATAAAACAAGTGCCGGCCTTTTTTCACGTGCCAAAGAAGTTATTCCGGGAGGCGTAAATTCTCCGGTACGTGCATTCAGAGCAGTAGGAGGGAATCCGCTTTTTATAAAAAGAGCCCATGGAGCGTATTTAGTTGATGAAGATGACAACCAATACATCGAACTGATCAATTCCTGGGGGCCGATGATTCTTGGGCATGGCAATGAGCTGATTGAAAAAGCAGTTCGGGATGCCTTGTCAAACTCCTTGTCATTTGGCGCACCGTCGAGAAAAGAAGTTGAAATGGCTGAATTAATTGTTAGTATGGTTCCGTCGGTTGAGATGGTGCGCATGGTTAATTCAGGTACAGAAGCTACGATGTCGGCTATACGCGTTGCGAGAGGGTATACAGGTAAAGAAAAAATTATAAAATTTGAAGGCTGCTATCACGGTCACGGTGATTCGTTTTTAATTGCAGCAGGCAGCGGCGCTGTTACCATGGGTGTGCCCGATAGCCCGGGTGTACCGCAAGGTGTAGCCAACGATACGTTAACCGCGCCCTATAATGATATTGAAGCGGTTAGGATATTAGTAGAAAAAAACAAAAATAAAATTGCAGCTATAATCATTGAACCTGTTGCAGGAAATATGGGATGCGTGCTGCCTAAAGCAGGCTTTTTAGAAGCGCTCCGGGAAATTTGTGATCAGGAAAATATCGTTTTGATATTTGATGAAGTAATGAGCGGTTTTAGGTTGTCTGTATCCGGAGCGCAGGGAGTTTACGGCGTGCAGCCGGATATGACAACCATGGGTAAAATTATTGGCGGCGGAATGCCTGTGGGCGCTTACGGCGGAAAAAAAGAGATCATGCAAAATGTTTCTCCATCCGGCCCGATCTACCAGGCAGGAACCTTGTCCGGTAACCCTATAGCAATGTCTGCTGGTTTAGCTATTCTACAATACTTACAAGCCAGTCCTGCGTTATATACTCAATTAAATGATCAGACAGATTATCTCATACACGGTATGCGGAAGGCGAATAATCTGTTAGGCCTTGATTATACATTCAATCACGTAGGATCTATGTTTACCATGTTCTTTACCAATATTGGTGTGTATGATTTCGAAACGGCTAAAAAATCTGACCTGTCAAAATTCGCAGCTTATTTTCAGGCTATGTTATCAAGAGGTATCTATCTGGCTCCATCTCAATTTGAAAGTCTGTTTATTTCATCTGCAATCACAAAACAATTAGCAGATCAGATTATTCAGGCACATGCGGAAAGCATGAAAGAAATTCACAACTAA
- the proC gene encoding pyrroline-5-carboxylate reductase, with translation MKIAILGGGNMGMTYAKAFVSRKIVSKDELLIIEKHDEKREQLKQEGVASLSADIDDSIKNYDILIVAVKPQDFRVLSETLKKYLTENQMILSIMAGIQIAQIQTLLEHKNVVRAMPNTPAQLGFGITAFTVAKDASFENISVVDMLLETTGKAIFMKDETMLDAVTALSGSGPAYFYYIVQNMIEAGKQMGVDENVAGMLVKETMMGAFQILNHSKSSIDELIAMVASKGGTTEAALNTLKQREVGAHIIEALKNAEKRAKELSGNA, from the coding sequence ATGAAAATAGCAATTTTAGGTGGAGGCAATATGGGTATGACTTATGCAAAAGCATTTGTCAGCAGAAAAATTGTTTCGAAAGATGAATTATTGATTATTGAAAAACATGATGAAAAAAGAGAACAATTAAAACAGGAAGGAGTAGCTTCTTTGTCTGCTGATATCGATGATTCGATTAAGAATTACGATATTTTAATTGTTGCAGTAAAACCACAGGATTTTAGAGTTTTATCTGAAACGCTGAAAAAATATCTGACAGAAAATCAAATGATACTTTCCATTATGGCGGGTATTCAGATTGCTCAGATTCAAACCTTACTTGAACATAAAAACGTAGTACGTGCCATGCCGAATACACCTGCGCAGTTGGGCTTTGGTATTACAGCATTTACAGTTGCTAAAGATGCTTCGTTTGAAAATATAAGTGTTGTAGATATGCTTTTGGAAACTACCGGGAAAGCAATTTTTATGAAAGACGAAACCATGCTGGATGCAGTAACAGCATTAAGCGGAAGCGGCCCTGCGTATTTTTATTATATCGTTCAGAACATGATCGAAGCCGGTAAACAAATGGGCGTGGACGAAAATGTGGCTGGCATGCTCGTGAAAGAAACCATGATGGGCGCTTTTCAGATTTTGAACCATTCAAAATCATCCATTGATGAATTGATTGCCATGGTTGCTTCAAAAGGTGGTACGACAGAGGCTGCTTTAAATACGTTAAAACAGAGAGAAGTTGGTGCGCATATCATCGAAGCACTGAAAAATGCCGAAAAAAGGGCAAAAGAACTCTCCGGGAACGCCTAA